From the Prosthecobacter dejongeii genome, one window contains:
- a CDS encoding UDP-glucose 6-dehydrogenase has product MNICCIGAGYVGGPTMAMIAAKCPNIRVEVVDLNQARIEAWNSDELPIYEPGLDEIVASARGRNLFFSTGVEDAIRTADIIFVSVNTPTKTFGLGADKAADLRYVEAVARTIAEVVNEPKIIVEKSTIPVKTAEAIHSILASNGKGLKHQVLSNPEFLAEGTAVADLSNPDRILIGGETTPEGQAAIEALVSVYAHWVPRERILTTNLWSSELSKLVANAFLAQRISSINSISALCETTGADVDEVARAIGTDSRIGPKFLKASVGFGGSCFQKDVLNLVYLCGHFGLPDVAAYWDHVIRMNDWQKHRFSERVVRTLFNTVTGKRIAVLGFAFKKDTNDTRESAAIYVCQDLLEERAHLAIHDPKVKAEQIRKDLSLSLEDQRVTFAASAEEASQGAHALLVLTEWDAFKDLDFEVIYENMLKPAWIFDGRNILDRPKLEKIGFRVYSIGKPLGKS; this is encoded by the coding sequence ATGAACATCTGCTGCATCGGTGCTGGTTATGTCGGTGGTCCCACGATGGCGATGATCGCCGCTAAATGCCCGAACATTCGGGTGGAAGTGGTGGATCTCAATCAGGCACGCATCGAAGCGTGGAACTCCGATGAGCTGCCCATCTATGAGCCGGGCCTAGATGAAATTGTCGCTTCAGCGCGCGGGCGAAATCTATTTTTCTCCACTGGGGTAGAAGATGCCATCCGGACAGCAGACATCATCTTCGTTAGCGTCAATACGCCCACCAAGACCTTCGGCCTGGGCGCGGACAAAGCTGCCGACCTTCGTTATGTTGAGGCAGTGGCTCGCACCATTGCAGAGGTGGTGAATGAGCCGAAAATCATTGTCGAAAAAAGCACCATCCCGGTGAAAACAGCGGAGGCCATTCACAGCATCCTCGCCTCCAACGGCAAGGGGCTGAAACATCAGGTGCTATCAAATCCGGAGTTCCTGGCGGAAGGAACGGCGGTGGCTGATCTGAGTAATCCAGACCGCATCCTCATCGGTGGTGAGACCACACCTGAAGGACAGGCCGCCATCGAAGCCTTAGTCAGCGTCTATGCCCACTGGGTGCCCCGTGAGCGCATCCTCACCACCAATCTCTGGTCTTCAGAGTTGTCCAAACTCGTGGCCAATGCCTTCCTGGCACAGCGCATCTCCTCCATCAATAGCATCTCAGCTCTGTGCGAGACGACCGGGGCGGATGTGGATGAAGTAGCCCGCGCCATCGGCACGGATTCACGCATCGGGCCGAAGTTCCTCAAGGCGTCCGTGGGTTTTGGCGGTTCCTGCTTTCAAAAGGATGTGCTGAATCTCGTCTATCTCTGCGGACACTTCGGCCTGCCGGATGTAGCCGCCTACTGGGACCACGTCATTCGCATGAATGACTGGCAGAAACATCGCTTCTCCGAACGTGTCGTCCGCACGCTGTTTAATACCGTCACTGGCAAGCGCATTGCGGTGTTGGGTTTTGCCTTCAAGAAAGACACCAACGACACTCGCGAGTCAGCGGCCATCTATGTCTGCCAAGACCTGTTGGAAGAGCGTGCTCACCTAGCCATTCACGATCCGAAGGTGAAAGCCGAGCAGATTCGCAAAGACCTATCCCTTTCCCTCGAAGACCAACGGGTGACCTTTGCCGCATCGGCCGAGGAGGCCTCCCAAGGGGCTCACGCCCTCCTCGTCCTCACTGAGTGGGATGCTTTTAAAGACTTGGACTTTGAGGTCATTTACGAAAACATGCTCAAACCCGCCTGGATCTTTGATGGGAGAAACATCCTTGATAGGCCCAAGCTAGAGAAGATTGGCTTCCGCGTTTACAGCATCGGCAAACCGCTCGGAAAAAGCTAA
- a CDS encoding aspartate-semialdehyde dehydrogenase: MSNLKHVAVVGATGAVGVEMLRCLEQRNFPVGQLTLLASARSAGKTMKFKGEDVTIKELTPESFAGVDIALFSAGGGISRDFAPHAVKAGAVVVDNSSFFRQDPTVPLVVPEINAADAKNHKGIIANPNCTTAISLMALYPLHQAFGVKRIFASSYQAVSGTGAQAIEELANQSREWAAENRAWDAAKLDSQPHVYPHQIAFNAIPHVDSFLDSGYTKEEMKMENEGRKIMHHPDFRASVTCVRIPVFRAHSIAISAEFEKPVTVEAAREVLSKAPGLDVLDDPANKQYPLALDIAGRDNCAVGRLRLDCALDNGLAFWVVGDQLLKGAALNAVQIAECLV; this comes from the coding sequence ATGAGCAACCTCAAGCACGTCGCAGTCGTCGGCGCCACCGGAGCGGTGGGGGTGGAAATGCTTCGCTGTCTGGAACAGCGGAATTTCCCCGTCGGCCAACTCACCCTTCTCGCCAGCGCACGCAGCGCCGGTAAGACGATGAAATTCAAAGGTGAAGACGTGACCATCAAGGAACTGACCCCGGAGAGCTTTGCCGGTGTGGACATCGCGCTGTTCAGCGCCGGTGGCGGCATTTCGCGCGACTTCGCCCCGCATGCGGTGAAGGCAGGAGCCGTGGTGGTGGATAACTCCTCCTTCTTCCGTCAAGACCCCACCGTGCCTCTCGTGGTCCCAGAGATCAATGCGGCGGATGCGAAGAATCACAAGGGCATCATTGCGAACCCGAACTGCACGACGGCCATCTCTCTGATGGCACTGTATCCTCTGCACCAGGCCTTTGGCGTGAAGCGCATCTTTGCCTCCAGCTACCAGGCTGTTTCCGGCACCGGCGCACAGGCCATCGAGGAACTGGCAAACCAGTCGCGCGAATGGGCCGCTGAAAACCGTGCCTGGGACGCAGCGAAGCTGGACTCCCAGCCGCATGTGTATCCGCACCAGATCGCCTTCAACGCAATCCCGCATGTGGATTCGTTCCTGGACAGTGGCTACACGAAGGAAGAGATGAAGATGGAAAACGAGGGGCGCAAGATCATGCACCACCCGGATTTCCGAGCTTCTGTCACCTGTGTGCGCATCCCCGTCTTCCGTGCGCACAGCATCGCCATCAGCGCTGAGTTTGAAAAGCCGGTGACCGTGGAGGCTGCCCGTGAGGTGCTTTCCAAGGCCCCCGGCCTGGATGTGCTGGATGATCCGGCTAACAAACAGTATCCCTTGGCTCTCGACATCGCTGGCCGTGACAATTGCGCCGTGGGTCGTCTGCGTTTGGACTGTGCTTTGGACAATGGCCTGGCCTTCTGGGTCGTCGGCGACCAGCTCCTGAAAGGCGCGGCGCTGAACGCGGTGCAGATCGCGGAGTGTTTGGTCTGA
- the acs gene encoding acetate--CoA ligase, whose amino-acid sequence MTENRVFKPSAEFSKKARVGSMAEYRRMYEESIKHPDKFFGREAKELQWQKPYTKVMEWKCPNAKWFVGGKLNVSENCLDRHLVGPNKTKAALIWEGEPGEKRVLTYQQLHREVCRFANVLKRNKVKKGDRVMIYLPMIPEAAIAMLACTRIGAIHSVVFGGFSAESIKDRVLDCGAKIVITSDGGYRRGAVVPLKKNVDDALKGGDTPVETVIVFRRTGQDVHIEEGRDVWWHRELEYVDAHCPAAVLDSETPLFILYTSGSTGKPKGILHSTAGYLLHAEMTCKYVFDLRDDDVYWCTADVGWVTGHSYMVYGPLSLGATSLMYEGAPNWPENDRFWKIIEEYAVTVFYTAPTAIRAFMKWGDEWLKKWDLSSLRLLGTVGEPINPEAWMWYHTQVGGGKCPIVDTWWQTETGGHMITPIPGATPTKPGTATLPFFGVDVAIVDDLGKEVGKDEQGKLVIRKPWPSMLRGIWGDKKRYQETYWSEFEGWYFAGDGARRDKDGYIWIIGRIDDVLNVAGHRLGTAEVESALVSHPAVAEAAVVGRPDEMKGQGVVCFVTVKEGMATGRELADELKKHVRKVIGPVATPDEVRFAAALPKTRSGKIMRRLLKQIAAGEVIKGDTTTLEDLSVIAQLAASGED is encoded by the coding sequence ATGACGGAAAATCGCGTTTTCAAACCCAGCGCAGAATTTTCCAAAAAAGCCCGCGTCGGCAGCATGGCGGAATATCGCCGCATGTATGAGGAGTCCATCAAGCATCCGGATAAATTCTTTGGCCGCGAGGCGAAAGAACTGCAGTGGCAGAAGCCCTACACCAAGGTCATGGAGTGGAAGTGCCCGAATGCGAAGTGGTTCGTGGGTGGCAAACTCAACGTCAGCGAAAACTGCCTGGACCGCCACCTGGTGGGGCCTAACAAAACCAAAGCCGCCCTCATCTGGGAAGGTGAACCCGGTGAAAAACGCGTGCTCACCTACCAGCAGCTTCACCGCGAAGTCTGCCGCTTTGCCAATGTACTGAAGCGCAACAAGGTGAAAAAGGGTGACCGCGTGATGATCTACCTGCCGATGATTCCAGAGGCAGCCATCGCTATGCTGGCTTGTACCCGCATCGGTGCCATCCACAGTGTGGTGTTCGGCGGTTTCAGCGCAGAAAGCATCAAGGACCGTGTGCTCGATTGCGGAGCCAAAATCGTCATCACCTCTGATGGTGGCTACCGCCGCGGCGCCGTGGTCCCGCTCAAGAAGAACGTGGACGATGCCCTCAAAGGTGGCGATACGCCTGTGGAAACCGTCATCGTCTTCCGCCGCACGGGGCAGGACGTCCACATCGAGGAAGGCCGCGATGTCTGGTGGCACCGCGAACTGGAATACGTGGACGCTCACTGCCCTGCCGCCGTCCTGGATTCTGAAACCCCTCTGTTCATTCTCTATACCAGCGGCAGCACGGGCAAGCCCAAGGGGATTCTGCACAGCACCGCAGGCTACCTCCTGCACGCTGAGATGACCTGCAAATACGTCTTCGACCTCCGCGATGACGATGTGTATTGGTGCACAGCCGATGTCGGCTGGGTCACAGGTCACAGCTACATGGTCTATGGTCCTCTTTCCCTCGGTGCCACCTCCCTTATGTATGAAGGCGCGCCGAACTGGCCGGAAAACGACCGCTTCTGGAAGATCATCGAGGAATACGCCGTCACCGTATTTTACACTGCTCCGACGGCCATCCGTGCCTTCATGAAATGGGGTGATGAGTGGCTGAAAAAATGGGATCTCTCTAGCCTCCGCCTTCTGGGCACCGTCGGTGAGCCTATCAACCCTGAAGCCTGGATGTGGTATCATACCCAAGTCGGCGGTGGCAAGTGCCCCATCGTGGACACCTGGTGGCAGACCGAAACTGGCGGCCACATGATCACCCCCATCCCTGGTGCCACCCCCACCAAACCTGGCACCGCCACCCTGCCCTTCTTCGGTGTGGATGTCGCCATCGTGGATGACCTCGGCAAAGAAGTGGGCAAGGATGAACAGGGCAAACTCGTCATCCGCAAACCTTGGCCTTCCATGCTGCGCGGCATCTGGGGCGATAAGAAACGCTACCAGGAAACCTACTGGAGTGAATTTGAAGGCTGGTATTTCGCAGGCGATGGAGCACGCCGTGACAAGGACGGTTATATCTGGATCATTGGCCGTATTGACGACGTGCTCAATGTCGCAGGTCACCGCCTCGGCACTGCCGAAGTGGAAAGCGCCCTCGTCTCCCACCCTGCCGTGGCTGAGGCTGCCGTCGTGGGCCGCCCAGATGAAATGAAAGGCCAGGGCGTCGTCTGCTTTGTCACCGTCAAGGAAGGCATGGCCACCGGTCGCGAGCTCGCAGACGAGCTCAAAAAACACGTCCGTAAAGTCATCGGCCCCGTCGCCACCCCAGATGAAGTCCGCTTTGCCGCCGCTCTGCCGAAGACTCGCTCTGGCAAGATTATGCGTCGCCTGCTGAAGCAAATCGCCGCCGGCGAAGTCATCAAAGGCGATACCACCACCCTGGAAGACCTGAGCGTCATCGCCCAGCTCGCTGCCAGCGGGGAGGATTAA
- a CDS encoding UDP-glucuronic acid decarboxylase family protein codes for MRILITGGAGFLGSHLCERLLNEGHDILCMDNFFTGRKANIAHLLPNPNFELFRHDVIDPFKAEVDRIYNLACPASPPHYQYNAIKTIKTSVMGAINVLGLAKRTRARVFQASTSEVYGDPEIHPQPESYWGHVNPIGIRSCYDEGKRVAETLFFDYHRQNGVDIRVVRIFNTYGPRMLPDDGRVVSNFIVQALRGQNITIYGDGSQTRSFCYVDDLIEGFVRLMETTGHTGPINIGNPGEFTMLQLAELVLKKVGGPSKITFHPLPSDDPKQRRPDITLAKSHLGWEPKVPLEEGLDRTIAYFKTIVAA; via the coding sequence ATGCGTATCCTCATCACCGGCGGCGCCGGTTTCCTCGGCTCCCATCTCTGCGAACGGCTCCTGAATGAAGGCCACGATATCCTATGCATGGATAACTTCTTCACCGGCCGCAAAGCCAACATTGCGCATCTGCTCCCCAACCCGAATTTCGAGCTCTTTCGCCATGATGTGATTGATCCATTCAAGGCCGAGGTGGACCGCATCTACAACCTCGCCTGCCCGGCATCGCCTCCTCATTATCAATACAACGCCATCAAGACCATCAAGACCTCCGTCATGGGAGCAATCAATGTTCTTGGTTTGGCTAAACGCACTCGCGCCCGTGTTTTCCAGGCCTCCACTTCCGAGGTCTATGGCGACCCTGAAATCCACCCTCAGCCCGAAAGCTACTGGGGCCACGTCAACCCCATCGGCATCCGCTCCTGCTACGATGAAGGTAAGCGCGTGGCAGAGACCCTCTTCTTTGACTATCACCGCCAAAACGGCGTGGACATTCGCGTGGTGCGCATTTTCAACACCTACGGCCCTCGCATGCTGCCAGACGATGGCCGTGTCGTCTCTAACTTCATCGTGCAGGCCCTCCGCGGCCAGAACATCACCATTTATGGAGATGGCAGCCAGACCCGTAGCTTCTGCTACGTGGATGACCTCATCGAAGGCTTTGTCCGCCTCATGGAAACCACCGGTCACACGGGCCCCATCAACATTGGAAACCCGGGTGAATTCACCATGCTACAGCTAGCCGAGCTAGTGCTAAAAAAGGTCGGAGGCCCCTCGAAGATCACTTTCCATCCCCTGCCCTCCGACGATCCAAAACAGCGCCGCCCGGACATCACGCTCGCCAAAAGCCACCTAGGCTGGGAACCCAAAGTGCCACTGGAAGAGGGCCTGGATCGCACCATCGCTTACTTCAAGACGATTGTTGCGGCCTGA
- a CDS encoding bifunctional aldolase/short-chain dehydrogenase produces the protein MQSLWNDTEAATFGTDLLGQRVYTSRLLGRNPALVLHGGGNTSVKVTEKDFFGDEVELCYVKGSGWDLGTIEREGFSPVRQEALIKMSKLATMSDADMVLQQRAAMTNPNAPAASIEAILHAILPFRFVDHSHANAISALTCHADGEARVKEVFGSRVIIVPYVMPGFILAKTVADLIAGRDLRAEGIQGMVLLKHGLFTFDDDARKSYELHIEMVTQAEEFLAKKSGAPLATGEAATDLKALAKLRQVVSLKRGVPQIARLNASAEAVGYANLPAVADFGTRGPLTPDHSIRTKRAPAFIGEDIEASVQKFADDYKAYFDRNASGHTMLDAAPRFAIWPNQGVVSFGDTVKDAKIVADISESTLATVQLGEAVGGWEPLPEKDIFDIEYWELEQAKLRKGPARKVHQGKVALVTGCAAGIGFAIAESLAEQGAQVVGLDIDKDIPEIMQKIGGIGIVVNLTEDQPVQDAIEFVVREFGGIDIVVSNAGIFPKNEHLDVMAQNDWDRTISINLTSHQKLMNKVIPYVKLGLDASIIFVGSRNFKAPGPGASAYSCSKAALTQLCRVASLELAPYRIRVNIVHPDAVFDTKLWTPEALQRSAERYGMTVDEYKTKNLMKVEIKSKDIGNMVSAMASPLFSKVTGAQIPVDGGNDRVI, from the coding sequence ATGCAAAGCCTTTGGAACGATACAGAAGCCGCCACCTTTGGAACCGACCTGCTGGGCCAGCGCGTCTATACCAGCCGCCTGCTCGGGCGCAATCCTGCCCTGGTACTCCATGGCGGTGGCAATACCTCCGTCAAAGTCACGGAGAAAGACTTCTTCGGTGACGAAGTGGAACTTTGCTACGTTAAGGGCAGTGGCTGGGACCTCGGCACCATTGAGCGCGAGGGTTTTTCCCCAGTCCGCCAGGAGGCCCTCATCAAGATGTCGAAACTCGCCACCATGAGCGATGCGGACATGGTCCTGCAGCAGCGGGCCGCGATGACTAACCCGAATGCGCCTGCGGCCAGCATTGAGGCCATCTTGCATGCCATCCTGCCTTTCCGTTTCGTGGATCACAGCCATGCCAACGCTATTTCAGCTTTGACCTGCCACGCAGACGGTGAAGCCCGCGTGAAAGAAGTATTTGGCAGCCGTGTCATCATCGTCCCCTATGTCATGCCAGGTTTCATTTTGGCAAAGACGGTGGCAGACCTGATCGCCGGGCGCGATCTGCGCGCCGAAGGCATCCAGGGTATGGTGCTGCTGAAGCATGGCCTTTTCACTTTCGACGACGATGCCCGCAAGAGCTATGAACTGCACATCGAGATGGTGACGCAGGCGGAAGAGTTCCTGGCGAAAAAGTCGGGGGCTCCTTTGGCCACAGGCGAAGCGGCGACAGATCTCAAGGCCCTCGCCAAACTGCGTCAGGTGGTTTCCCTGAAGCGCGGCGTTCCCCAGATCGCCCGCCTCAATGCCAGCGCTGAAGCTGTGGGCTACGCCAATTTACCCGCAGTGGCGGACTTTGGCACACGCGGGCCTCTGACACCAGATCACAGCATTCGCACCAAACGTGCTCCTGCTTTCATTGGTGAAGACATCGAGGCTTCCGTGCAAAAATTTGCCGACGACTACAAAGCCTATTTCGACCGCAACGCCAGTGGCCACACCATGCTGGATGCTGCGCCACGTTTTGCCATCTGGCCTAACCAAGGCGTGGTGAGCTTTGGCGATACCGTGAAGGATGCAAAGATCGTTGCGGATATTTCCGAGTCCACCCTGGCTACGGTGCAACTGGGCGAAGCGGTGGGGGGCTGGGAGCCTCTGCCTGAGAAAGACATCTTCGACATCGAATACTGGGAACTGGAGCAGGCTAAACTGCGCAAAGGCCCGGCTCGTAAGGTGCATCAGGGCAAAGTGGCCCTCGTCACCGGTTGTGCGGCAGGCATTGGCTTCGCTATTGCGGAGAGCCTCGCTGAGCAAGGGGCTCAGGTGGTGGGGCTCGACATTGATAAAGACATCCCTGAGATCATGCAGAAGATCGGCGGCATCGGTATCGTGGTGAACCTCACCGAAGACCAGCCCGTGCAGGACGCGATCGAGTTCGTGGTACGTGAGTTTGGCGGCATTGACATCGTGGTCAGCAATGCGGGCATTTTCCCGAAGAACGAGCATTTGGATGTCATGGCGCAGAACGATTGGGATCGCACTATCTCGATCAATCTCACCAGCCACCAGAAGCTGATGAACAAGGTGATCCCTTATGTGAAGCTGGGCCTGGATGCCAGCATCATCTTCGTGGGCAGCCGTAACTTCAAAGCCCCAGGCCCGGGTGCCTCGGCCTACTCTTGCAGTAAGGCGGCTCTCACGCAGCTCTGCCGCGTGGCCTCGCTAGAACTGGCTCCTTACCGGATCCGGGTGAACATTGTCCATCCAGATGCTGTTTTTGATACCAAACTCTGGACGCCAGAAGCCCTGCAACGCAGTGCTGAGCGTTACGGCATGACAGTGGACGAGTACAAAACAAAGAACCTCATGAAGGTGGAGATCAAGAGCAAAGACATTGGTAACATGGTGTCTGCCATGGCATCTCCGCTGTTTTCCAAAGTCACAGGTGCCCAGATCCCTGTGGATGGCGGCAATGACCGCGTGATCTGA
- a CDS encoding ATP-grasp domain-containing protein translates to MNSSAPLLLLAPRITEDSISMWKAALALGWSAQRIQGWRVPEELVGTDRPIVIYGEPLFAEAVADQLGLVILEPAIDWLTSVPREYLQRDIEIMPLARARAFATKAFVKPADGKIFDPKVYESGNALPGDDQVDADIPVLRSGVVDFRLEVRCFIRAREIVTLSPYWREDALAHDEQGEWLFLPDEEAEARDFAGQVLGDDRIKLPPACTLDVGRLDTGTWAIIEANPCWGAGLYGCDPQTVLETLRAAILPRRDITAEHRPWISARRQMP, encoded by the coding sequence ATGAACTCCTCAGCCCCATTGCTCCTCCTAGCCCCACGCATCACTGAAGACTCCATCTCCATGTGGAAGGCCGCGCTTGCGTTGGGCTGGTCTGCGCAGCGCATCCAAGGTTGGCGTGTGCCGGAGGAATTGGTAGGAACAGATCGCCCCATCGTCATTTATGGAGAACCGCTCTTTGCAGAAGCGGTCGCAGATCAACTAGGCCTAGTTATCCTGGAGCCTGCCATTGACTGGCTGACCTCGGTGCCCCGTGAGTACCTCCAGCGTGACATTGAGATCATGCCTCTGGCAAGGGCTCGCGCCTTCGCCACCAAAGCTTTTGTTAAACCTGCCGATGGTAAGATTTTCGATCCCAAAGTCTATGAGTCAGGCAACGCTTTGCCGGGCGACGACCAAGTGGACGCTGACATCCCGGTTCTTCGGTCCGGGGTTGTGGATTTCCGCCTGGAAGTCCGATGCTTCATCCGCGCCCGTGAAATCGTAACATTGAGCCCGTATTGGCGAGAGGATGCCCTGGCTCACGATGAGCAGGGTGAGTGGCTATTCCTCCCCGATGAAGAGGCCGAAGCGCGAGACTTCGCTGGTCAAGTCCTCGGGGATGATCGGATCAAGCTGCCTCCGGCCTGCACGCTGGATGTCGGTCGTCTGGATACAGGCACCTGGGCCATCATTGAAGCCAACCCCTGCTGGGGAGCCGGGCTCTACGGCTGCGATCCTCAGACTGTTCTGGAAACTCTGCGCGCGGCCATTCTTCCTCGCCGCGACATCACCGCCGAGCATCGACCCTGGATCTCGGCCCGGCGGCAGATGCCATAA
- a CDS encoding GDP-L-fucose synthase family protein, whose product MSFLDSRIYVAGHRGMVGSALVRALHERGGKDIITATHAELDLRRQANVETWLGQNKPDTVILAAAKVGGIHANSTYPAEFIYDNLMMAANVIHGAYASGVKRLLFLGSSCIYPRLAPQPMPEDCLLTGSLEGTNEAYALAKIAGLKLCQHYRSQYGVMFHSAMPTNLYGPGDNYHPDNSHVIPGLLRRFHEAKVNQTEAVTVWGTGTPLREFLHVDDLAEACLHLLELDTPPDWVNVGSGQECSIGELAQTVKRVVGYKGELRFDTTKPDGTPRKLLDSHLIQSLGWKPRVNLEAGLGEAYAAFLKTLP is encoded by the coding sequence ATGTCTTTTCTCGATTCCCGCATCTACGTCGCCGGTCATCGTGGCATGGTGGGCAGCGCCTTGGTCAGAGCCCTCCATGAACGTGGAGGCAAGGACATCATCACCGCAACCCATGCGGAGTTAGATCTGCGCCGGCAGGCCAATGTGGAAACTTGGTTAGGCCAAAACAAACCCGACACCGTCATCTTGGCCGCCGCTAAAGTGGGGGGCATCCATGCCAACAGCACTTACCCGGCCGAGTTCATTTATGACAACCTCATGATGGCAGCCAATGTCATCCATGGGGCTTACGCGTCGGGGGTGAAACGACTGCTCTTTCTCGGCAGCTCCTGCATCTATCCCCGTCTGGCCCCGCAGCCTATGCCGGAGGACTGCCTGCTTACCGGATCCCTCGAAGGCACCAATGAAGCCTACGCATTGGCCAAGATCGCTGGGCTGAAACTTTGCCAGCACTACCGCAGCCAATATGGGGTGATGTTTCACTCCGCCATGCCCACAAATCTTTATGGGCCGGGCGACAACTACCACCCGGACAATTCCCACGTCATTCCGGGGCTGCTGCGTCGCTTTCATGAGGCCAAGGTGAATCAAACCGAAGCTGTCACCGTCTGGGGCACGGGCACACCACTGCGCGAATTTCTGCACGTGGATGACCTCGCCGAAGCCTGTCTGCACCTCCTTGAGCTCGATACCCCACCCGATTGGGTCAATGTGGGCAGTGGCCAGGAATGCAGCATCGGCGAACTGGCGCAGACGGTGAAACGTGTCGTAGGCTATAAGGGCGAACTTCGTTTCGACACTACCAAACCGGACGGCACGCCGCGCAAGCTGCTGGATTCTCATTTGATCCAAAGCCTGGGCTGGAAACCTCGAGTCAACCTTGAAGCAGGACTGGGCGAAGCCTATGCTGCCTTCCTGAAAACCCTGCCATAA
- the gmd gene encoding GDP-mannose 4,6-dehydratase, translating into MPIALITGITGQDGSYLAEQLLAKGYTVHGMIRRASNFNTQRIEHLFNDPEIYNQRLFLHHGDLTDSSNLNRLLEKIGPNEIYNLAAQSHVKVSFEVPEYTAEVDGLGTLRFLDSIKEVGLEKRARFYQASTSELFGLVQEVPQTEKTPFYPRSPYGVAKLYGYWIVVNYRESYGLHASNGILFNHESPRRGETFVTRKITRAAGRIREGMQEHVALGNLGAQRDWGYAPEYTEMMWRMLQQEQPGDYVCATQETHTVREFCEHSFAAVDMPLTFEGEGENEVGRDEKGIVRVKVNPNYYRPAEVELLIGNPEKARRELGWQPKVTFAELVQIMAKADWDLAKKEKLLAA; encoded by the coding sequence ATGCCCATCGCCCTCATCACCGGAATTACAGGCCAGGATGGTTCTTACCTTGCCGAACAACTTTTGGCTAAGGGCTACACGGTGCATGGCATGATCCGCCGCGCCTCGAACTTCAATACTCAACGTATCGAGCACTTGTTCAATGATCCCGAGATCTACAACCAGCGGCTCTTCCTTCATCACGGAGATCTCACAGACTCGAGCAATCTGAACCGTCTATTGGAAAAAATTGGGCCTAACGAAATCTATAACCTCGCGGCACAGAGCCATGTCAAAGTCTCCTTTGAAGTTCCCGAGTACACTGCTGAGGTAGATGGTCTGGGCACTCTGCGATTTCTCGATTCCATCAAGGAAGTGGGGCTCGAAAAACGGGCTCGTTTTTACCAAGCCTCCACCAGCGAACTCTTCGGACTCGTCCAGGAAGTCCCTCAAACGGAAAAGACCCCTTTTTATCCACGCTCTCCTTATGGGGTGGCGAAACTGTACGGCTACTGGATCGTGGTGAACTATCGTGAATCCTACGGCCTGCATGCTAGCAATGGGATTCTCTTCAATCATGAATCTCCTCGCCGAGGCGAGACCTTCGTTACACGCAAGATCACCCGTGCCGCAGGTCGCATCCGCGAAGGTATGCAGGAGCATGTGGCCCTGGGTAATCTGGGAGCTCAGCGCGACTGGGGTTACGCCCCTGAATATACTGAGATGATGTGGCGCATGCTCCAGCAAGAACAGCCTGGCGACTATGTCTGCGCGACTCAGGAAACCCACACGGTGCGCGAATTTTGCGAGCACAGTTTTGCAGCCGTGGACATGCCACTGACCTTTGAGGGCGAAGGCGAAAACGAAGTGGGCCGCGATGAAAAAGGCATTGTACGCGTGAAGGTGAACCCAAACTACTACCGCCCAGCAGAGGTGGAACTGCTCATTGGCAATCCAGAAAAAGCCCGCCGGGAGTTGGGCTGGCAGCCCAAGGTCACTTTCGCTGAACTTGTCCAAATCATGGCGAAGGCCGACTGGGATCTGGCTAAAAAAGAGAAGCTGCTCGCTGCCTGA